A portion of the Tindallia magadiensis genome contains these proteins:
- the coaD gene encoding pantetheine-phosphate adenylyltransferase, with product MTVAIYPGSFDPITNGHLDIILRAASVYDEVVVTVMSNHSKKPMFSLSKRVELIEKVTQNLTNVTVEAYSGLLVDFANEKNAKVIIKGLRAVSDFEYEFQMALMNRKLNQNIETMFLMTQSQYSYLSSSVVKEVARLGGCIKELVPEIIEHEIVRGFKKE from the coding sequence ATGACCGTAGCAATTTATCCGGGAAGTTTTGATCCTATTACAAATGGTCACTTGGATATTATTCTAAGAGCAGCATCTGTTTATGATGAAGTGGTGGTAACGGTTATGTCGAATCATTCGAAAAAACCTATGTTTTCTTTAAGTAAAAGAGTAGAACTAATAGAGAAAGTTACTCAAAATCTAACTAATGTTACCGTTGAGGCGTACTCGGGTCTCTTAGTGGACTTTGCAAATGAGAAAAATGCAAAGGTTATTATTAAAGGGTTGAGAGCGGTATCGGATTTTGAGTATGAATTTCAAATGGCATTAATGAATCGAAAGCTAAATCAAAATATAGAAACGATGTTTTTAATGACTCAAAGTCAGTACTCATATTTAAGCTCAAGTGTTGTGAAAGAAGTTGCTCGGTTAGGTGGTTGTATTAAGGAGTTAGTACCAGAAATTATTGAGCATGAAATCGTTCGAGGATTTAAAAAAGAATAA
- the rsmD gene encoding 16S rRNA (guanine(966)-N(2))-methyltransferase RsmD, whose translation MRIISGVAKGHKIKAPKGDLVRPTTDRVKESVFNTIQHKVISSIVIDLFAGSGGLGIECISRGAAHVYFVEWSSGHVKCIKENLIKARLETSATILHQEVSLAIRQLYQNKIQADIIFLDPPYQQQLVNPTLELISKYELLSEDGIIVVEHSKAEILSKKIEALIQTKQKKYGDSMISYFKKEGCMK comes from the coding sequence ATGAGAATTATTTCAGGAGTTGCTAAAGGACATAAAATAAAAGCACCGAAAGGAGATCTGGTCAGACCTACTACCGATAGGGTGAAAGAATCAGTTTTTAATACTATCCAACATAAAGTAATTTCCAGTATAGTGATAGACTTGTTTGCTGGATCTGGTGGGCTAGGAATCGAATGTATTTCTCGTGGCGCCGCTCATGTGTACTTTGTTGAATGGTCATCAGGACACGTAAAATGCATCAAAGAAAATTTAATAAAAGCCAGATTAGAAACCTCTGCAACCATACTTCATCAAGAAGTTAGCTTGGCGATTCGACAATTATATCAAAATAAAATCCAAGCAGATATCATTTTTCTAGATCCACCCTATCAGCAGCAACTTGTAAACCCAACACTAGAATTAATAAGCAAATATGAGTTATTAAGTGAAGATGGCATAATCGTTGTTGAACACAGCAAGGCAGAAATTCTATCAAAAAAAATAGAAGCATTAATACAAACAAAACAAAAAAAATATGGTGATAGCATGATTTCTTATTTCAAGAAGGAGGGATGCATGAAATGA
- a CDS encoding DAK2 domain-containing protein: MNTQTINGKNYRNMMISARQSLLDQQEIINSLNVFPVPDGDTGTNMTLTVEAAIKELNKSETENIDELAEAVANGSLMGARGNSGVILSQLFRGFAKSLKTKKEITVKDIAMAMKNASDTAYQAVMKPTEGTILTVARESADAAMMLAEKEEDIERFLRLVILKANESLERTPDQLRVLKEAGVVDSGGKGLVAIMEGALKGIFGEKDFVLDKNKDNQENYPYLYEVDPGEIHFGYCTEFIINAKDADVAIFKSKITHHGDSMLVVANEKLMKVHIHTNHPGKVLEEALKIGDLTDIKIDNMKLQHQHKNFKPKEEKVTTDNVSSKPYGMISVAMGQGLKSIMEDFCVDVIIEGGQTMNPSTEDFLNAIEKIDAEHIFIMPNNSNIIMAANQAKGISDKSITVIPTKTIPQGISAILAFNPDVKPTENELAMNQAIREVKTGQVTYAVRDTSFNGMTISKDEIIGLSDKEIRSAGNNLNEVSAELVEKMITVQDEIMTIYYGEDTTLEEAKELQKQMTLKYKDVEVEVYEGGQPLYYYIISIE; the protein is encoded by the coding sequence CTATAGAAATATGATGATTTCAGCCAGACAGTCATTACTAGACCAGCAGGAAATAATTAATTCGCTAAATGTTTTTCCTGTTCCGGATGGTGATACGGGCACAAATATGACATTAACAGTTGAAGCTGCGATCAAGGAATTAAATAAGAGTGAGACCGAAAACATAGATGAATTAGCAGAAGCGGTCGCAAATGGATCATTAATGGGAGCTCGAGGGAATTCGGGGGTTATTCTTTCTCAATTGTTTCGTGGTTTTGCTAAGAGCTTAAAAACAAAAAAAGAAATTACAGTTAAAGATATTGCTATGGCAATGAAGAATGCTTCAGATACAGCTTATCAGGCAGTGATGAAACCTACAGAAGGAACAATATTAACGGTAGCCAGAGAAAGTGCAGATGCTGCGATGATGCTAGCGGAGAAAGAAGAAGATATTGAAAGGTTTTTAAGGTTGGTTATCCTAAAAGCAAACGAATCACTAGAAAGAACACCGGATCAGTTGAGAGTATTAAAAGAAGCCGGAGTAGTAGACTCTGGTGGAAAAGGTTTAGTAGCGATAATGGAAGGGGCTTTAAAAGGGATTTTTGGTGAAAAAGACTTCGTACTGGATAAGAATAAAGATAATCAAGAGAATTATCCTTATTTGTATGAAGTAGATCCGGGAGAAATTCATTTTGGTTATTGTACAGAATTTATCATCAATGCTAAAGATGCTGACGTAGCAATTTTTAAATCCAAAATTACACATCATGGTGACTCGATGTTAGTTGTTGCTAATGAAAAATTAATGAAAGTACATATTCATACGAATCATCCTGGAAAAGTGCTGGAAGAGGCCCTTAAGATAGGTGACTTAACTGACATTAAAATTGATAATATGAAACTTCAGCATCAGCATAAAAATTTCAAACCAAAGGAAGAAAAAGTTACCACTGATAATGTTTCTTCAAAACCATATGGGATGATATCTGTAGCAATGGGACAAGGCCTAAAAAGTATTATGGAAGATTTCTGTGTCGATGTAATCATAGAAGGTGGACAAACAATGAATCCAAGCACAGAAGATTTTTTAAACGCTATAGAAAAGATCGATGCAGAGCATATCTTTATTATGCCAAATAACAGTAATATCATTATGGCTGCTAATCAAGCAAAAGGGATATCAGACAAAAGCATAACCGTTATACCAACCAAAACCATTCCTCAAGGTATTTCTGCAATACTAGCCTTCAATCCGGATGTTAAGCCGACAGAGAATGAATTAGCAATGAATCAAGCCATTCGTGAAGTTAAGACGGGTCAGGTTACATATGCAGTACGAGACACTAGCTTTAATGGGATGACAATTTCTAAAGATGAAATTATTGGCTTAAGTGACAAGGAGATTCGTTCTGCAGGAAATAATCTTAATGAAGTATCAGCAGAATTAGTGGAGAAAATGATTACGGTGCAAGATGAAATAATGACTATTTATTATGGTGAAGATACGACATTAGAAGAAGCGAAAGAGCTACAGAAGCAAATGACTTTGAAGTATAAAGATGTTGAAGTTGAAGTTTATGAAGGCGGACAGCCGTTATATTATTACATCATATCTATAGAGTAA